The following nucleotide sequence is from Acidovorax radicis.
GCCGGGCGAACCGTTCATTTCGCGCTCAATGACGGACAGAACGCTGTCTTCCAGTGTTTGGGCTGAGGCCCCTGGGTACGACGCGTTGATGACAATCGACGGCGGCGCGACCGGCGGGTATTGGGCAATAGGCAGCTGCGTAATTGCCACGCCGCCCATCACCATGATGAACAGTGCAATCACCCATGCAAAGATGGGGCGGTCGATAAAAAATTTGGCCATGCTGGATTGCCTCTTATGGCTTTGATGCAGCGGAGGCGGGAGCGGCAGCTGCAGCGGGGGCCGCTGACGTACCCGGAGCCTGCCACGGGACAGGCTTTACCGGCGTGCCAGGAGGCAGCATCTGGAGCTTCTGAAATCCGTCCACCATGACCTTCTCACCAGCCTTGAGGCCGTCCAGTACAACCCAACGATTGTTTTGGGCGGCGCTGATTTTGATGGTGCGTTGCGATACCTTGCCGTCTTCGCCCACTACGCTGACCGTGTCGCCTTGCTGGGTGCGTGTCACAGCCTGTTGCGGCAGTGTGATGGCATTGCTGGCCTGTGCCTGCTCGATCAAGACACGCAGATACAAGCCGGGCAACAACTCGCCCTTGGGGTTGGGAACCTCGGCACGCAAGGTGACTTGGCCCGTAGTCGCATCAACCGACAAATCGGTGAACAGCAATTTGCCGGGCTGTGAATATTCGGAACCATCGCCCAGCATGAGCTTGATGCTTGCCGCTTCGGTGTTGCCTGCACGCTTGAGTTGACCGCTTTCCATGGCCCGGCGCAGCTGAAATACGTCGCTGGCGGATTGCGTGAAGTTCACGTACACAGGATTAATCTGCTGCACCACGGCCAGGGCGGTGGCTTCACCTTGACCGACCAAAGCGCCTTCGGTGACCAATGCACGGCCGATGCGGCCGGAGATCGGAGATGTCACGCGGGCATAGCCTAGATTGATGTCTGCAGTGCGAACCTGTGCTTTGGCAGAGGCAACGTCTGCCTGTGCCTGTTTCTCGGCGGCTTCGGCATTGACGTAGTCTTGTTTGCTGATCGCATTGGCTGCGACAAGCGGCCGATAGCGGTCAAGCTGGGCGCTGGCTTGTGCAAGATTGGCGTTTGCTTTGGCGAGACTGGCGCGCGCGCTTTCCGAGGCTGCGGCATAAGGCGCGGGATCAATGAGGAAGAGTGTTTGCCCCGCCTTGACGTCACTGCCCTCCTTGAAAACACGTTGTTGGAGGATGCCTGCTGCACGGGCGCGCACTTGCGCGACTCGCGAGGCCTCTACGCGCCCCGGCAACTCCGTGATGAGCCCCACGTCTCCGGGGGTCGCGGTGACAACGCCGACTTCTACCGGGGGCATTTTCTGACCGCCCGCTGGCGCGGCTGGTTCGCCACCCTTCCCGCACGCGGAAACCAACAAGGCTGTAGCCAAGCCAAAGGTCACCAATGCCAATGTTCCAGAGGCGGTGGGTGTGCGACGGGGTGTGTCGCCGGATGCGTTACGCAGTGAGGGCATAGGAGTCCTTTTGATATGCATCAAGAAATTGAGGTTCAGTCAGCGCAAGCTTCGCAGGGAGGCGTTCTAGCTGGATTTTGAATGGGATGACATAAAATTATACATACAATCATGAATGTATAATTACAGGAAGCTCATGTTTTGGGCGGATTGTTATTGCGAACCAAGGGAGGTTTTTCGCCATGGCCCGTCGGACGAAAGAGGATGCCATTGCTACGCGGAACGGCCTTATTGACGCGGCCGAGCGTGTTTTCCGTGAGAAGGGGGTGTCCCGCGCATCATTGAGTGACATTGCTCATGCAGCGGGCGCGACCCGGGGTGCCATTTACTGGCACTTCAAAGACAAGGTGGATCTGTTTGGCGCAATGATGGATCGGGTCACGCTGCCGCTCGAGCAGGGTTTTGGTGGGTTTGAGTCGAGCGCTTGTTCGGACCCGGTGCAGCGGCTGAGATCCGTCATGGCAATGGTGCTGCGCAGCGTGGCGTCGGATGAGCGGACCCGAAGGGTGTTTGAGATAGCGCTCTATAAGGTGGAGTATGTGAGTGATTTGATGGGGTTGCGGGAGCGTCATCTGGTTGCCGCCGAAACTTTCACACGCCAGTTGGCGCGCGATTTTGAAATGGCGGCGAATTTGCATGATGTACCTTTGCGGGTGACTCCGATGGAGGCGGCCATTGGCCTGCACGCTCTGTTTGACGGATTGATCCGTGGGTGGATTCTTGGCGAGGGCGGCTTCGACCTTCTGAGGGTGGGGGGCGCGAGTACCGACGCCTTCCTGGTGGGGCTTGGGTTGCCGTTGCCAGAGGAGAGGCTGCCCGACTGAGTGTGTTGGGTGGATGCTTGGTGCGCTGCGTTGCAGCCTCTCAACGTGCGATAATTGTCGGCTATTAGTTTTGAGAACTGCGGCTGTAGCTCAGTGGATAGAGTATTGGCCTCCGAAGCCAAGGGTCGTGGGTTCGATCCCCGCCAGCCGCACCAATCATGATGTTTGCGCCGAAAAGAGGTCTTGCTTGGCGCGCAAAAGTGGATGAATTTTTCGGCCGTTGAAAATTTAGTGATATAATTCGAAATTCTCCGGAGGGGTGCCCGAGTGGCTAAAGGGGGCAGACTGTAAATCTGTTGGCTTACGCCTACACTGGTTCGAATCCAGTCCCCTCCACCAGTTAATGAGTTGTGATGGATGTGGCCCGGCTTTTTCTAAGAAGAGATGGGCTTGCAAAGGCGGTTTGCCGATGCGGGAGTAGTTCAATGGTAGAACCCTAGCCTTCCAAGCTAATGACGCGGGTTCGATTCCCGTCTCCCGCTCCATTGCTGTTACTCGTTGGTTGGGTTGTGTGAGTTAGAGATTTTGATGTTGTGCAAGCGGCGTCAAGCTGCCCATGTGGCTCAGTGGTAGAGCACTCCCTTGGTAAGGGAGAGGTCGCGGGTCCGATTCCCGCCATGGGCACCACTTTCTGGTGCTTTCAGTTTTGGTTGCGCCTAAATACTGTTGTGTTGGTCTAGATTTTTTTCGGAGTCGGAAAAATGGCAAAAGGTAAGTTCGAACGTACCAAGCCCCACGTCAACGTGGGCACGATCGGTCACGTGGACCATGGCAAGACGACACTGACGGCGGCCATCGCCACGGTGCTGTCGGCCAAGTTCGGCGGTGAAGCCAAGGCTTACGACCAGATCGACGCGGCTCCAGAAGAAAAGGCCCGCGGCATCACGATCAACACCGCTCACGTGGAATACGAAACGGCCAACCGCCACTACGCCCACGTGGACTGCCCAGGCCACGCCGACTATGTGAAGAACATGATCACCGGCGCTGCCCAGATGGACGGCGCCATCCTGGTGTGCTCGGCCGCTGACGGCCCCATGCCCCAGACCCGCGAGCACATCCTGCTGGCTCGCCAAGTGGGCGTGCCTTACATCATCGTGTTCCTGAACAAGTGCGACATGGTGGACGACGAAGAGCTGCTCGAACTCGTCGAAATGGAAGTGCGCGAACTCCTGGACAAATACAACTTCCCTGGCGACGACACCCCGATCATCCGTGGTTCCGCCAAGCTCGCCCTGGAAGGCGACAAGGGTCCTCTGGGCGAAGAAGCCATCATGAAGCTGGCCGAAGCGCTGGACACCTACATCCCCACGCCTGAGCGCGCTGTGGACGGTGCCTTCCTGATGCCTGTGGAAGACGTGTTCTCGATCTCTGGCCGCGGCACCGTCGTGACCGGTCGTATCGAGCGCGGCGTCGTCAAGGTCGGCGAAGAAATCGAAATCGTCGGCATCAAAGACACCGTCAAGACCACTTGCACCGGCGTGGAAATGTTCCGCAAGCTGCTGGACCAAGGTCAAGCAGGCGACAACGTTGGCTTGCTGCTGCGCGGCACCAAGCGTGAAGACGTGGAACGCGGCCAAGTGCTGTGCAAGCCCGGCTCGATCAAGCCCCACACGCACTTCACCGCTGAGGTGTACGTTCTGTCCAAGGACGAAGGTGGCCGTCACACGCCCTTCTTCAACAACTACCGTCCTCAGTTCTACTTCCGCACGACCGACGTGACTGGTGCCATCGAGCTGCCAGCCGACAAGGAAATGGTCATGCCTGGCGACAACGTGTCGATCACTGTGAAGCTGATCAACCCCATCGCCATGGAAGAAGGTCTGCGCTTCGCCATCCGTGAAGGCGGTCGTACCGTCGGCGCCGGCGTCGTGGCAAAGATCATTGCTTAATAAGGCATACACAGGGGTATAGCTCAATTGGCAGAGCGTCGGTCTCCAAAACCGAAGGTTGTAGGTTCGATTCCTACTGCCCCTGCCACTTGAATGTGGCTCAAAAAAAGCCCGCCAGTACCTGGCGGGCTTCGGCGTCTTGATTGACGCAAAAAATCGGAAGCAGGAATACTCAAAGATGGCCACTTCACAGGTTGAAACTGTTAACACAGGCGCCGACAAGGCCAAGCTCGCGTTGGTAGTGGCTTTGGTCATTGCCTCGGTCGTGGGCTTCTATTTGTTGGGTAAACAAGGTGTTTTTGCTCAATGGGCGGTACTGATCGTTGGTTTGGTGGTGGCTGTCGGCGTTTTCTTGCTGTCGGAATCTGGTCGGCAGTTTGTGGCTTTTGCGCGGGATGCCTGGCGCGAGGTGAAAAAGGTTGTTTGGCCAACGCGCAAAGAAACTCTCCAGATGACGGCATACGTGTTTGCCTTTGTGGTGATCATGGCCTTGTTTCTTTGGATGACGGATAAAACGCTTGAATGGGTTTTGTACGATTTGATTTTGGGGTGGAGAAAGTCATGACGACCGTTGCAGAGAACACTGGAGCAGAAGCTCCTGCAGGCGCATCTGTTTCGGTAAACCCGGATTTGCGTTGGTACATCGTGCATGCCTATTCAGGTATGGAAAAGGCTGTTGAGCGGAATATCCAGGAGCGTATTGCTCGTGCAGGGATGCAAGCCAAGTTCAATCGCATACTTGTTCCCACCGAAGAGGTGGTGGAGATGAAAAATGGCCAGCGTAAGACGACGGAACGTCGCTTGTTTCCTGGTTACGTGTTCGTCGAAATGGTCATGGATGACGATACTTGGCACTTGGTGAAACACACCAATAAAGTGACGGGCTTTGTGGGGGGGGCAAAAAATCGGCCCGCTCCTATTTCTGAAGAAGAGGTTCAGAAGATCGTCAGCCAGATGCAGGAAGGCACGGACAAGCCGCGCCATAAGGTCGAATTCATGGTGGGCGAACTCATTCGAGTCAAAGAAGGTCCGTTCACGGATTTCAACGGCTCGGTGGAAGAGGTCAATTACGAAAAGAGTCGCGTGCGTGTGTCGGTGATGATTTTCGGACGCTCAACGCCAGTCGAGCTGGAATTTGGACAGGTTGAGAAAACCTGATTCTTGGGTAGTCCAGGAATTTCTAAGATTTGATGGCGCACTTTCCGACTCGGTGCCGTCATTGTGATGATGAGTCGTTAACCCCGGGGAGCCGATTGCTGCATGGTGTGGCATAGGCGTTATGACCCGTAAGGAATAAAACATGGCGAAAAAAATCGTAGGTTTTATCAAGCTGCAAGTTCCAGCTGGTAAGGCCAATCCCTCTCCACCAATCGGCCCTGCACTGGGTCAGCGTGGTCTCAACATCATGGAGTTCTGCAAGGCATTCAATGCGCAGACCCAGGGCGTTGAGCCAGGGCTGCCACTGCCCGTGGTCATCACGGCATTTGCAGACAAGAGCTTCACCTTCATCATCAAGACGCCGCCAGCGACGACTCTGATCAAGAAGGCCATCAAGCTCGACAAGGGTTCTGCGAACCCGCTGAAGACCAAGGTCGGCAAAATCACGCGCGAACAGCTCGAAGAGATCGCCAAGACCAAGATGAAGGACATGAATGCTGCCAACGTCGCTGCCGCTGTGCGCACGTTGGCTGGTTCTGCACGCTCGATGGGCGTGACGGTGGAGGGTTTGTAACATGGCCAAGCTGACTAAGAAGCAAAAAGCCCTGCAAGGCAAGGTAGACAGCAACAAGCTGTATGCATTCGCTGAAGCTGTTGTGATCGTTAAGGACGCCGCTACGGCCAAGTTCGACGAATCCATCGACGTGGCTGTTCAGCTTGGCATCGATGCCAAGAAGTCCGACCAAGTGGTTCGCGGCGCCGTGGTGCTGCCCAACGGGACCGGCAAGACGACTCGCGTAGCTGTGTTCGCCCAAGGCGCCAAGGCCGAAGAAGCCAAAGCGGCTGGCGCCGACATCGTGGGTATGGACGACTTGGCCGCCATGGTCAAGGCCGGTGACATGCCTTTCGACGTGGTGATCGCCGCCCCTGACGCAATGCGCGTTGTCGGTACGCTCGGCCAGATCCTGGGTCCACGCGGCCTGATGCCTAACCCTAAGGTGGGCACTGTGACGCCTGACGTTGCCACGGCTGTTAAGAACGCCAAGGCTGGTCAAGTGCAGTTCCGTGTTGACAAGGCAGGCATCGTGCACAGCACCATCGGTCGCCGCTCGTTTGACAACGACAAGCTGCAAGGCAACTTGGCTGCACTGATCGAGGCGCTGACCAAGGCCAAGCCTGCAACCAGCAAGGGTGTATACCTGCGCAAGGTGGCTGTTTCCTCCACGATGGGCCTGGGTGTTCGGGTGGATACGCAGACCATCGCTGCAGCGTAATTGCAAGAAATCTTCGGATCTGCCTTCGGGCGGGCCCGATGTGGTGGGCTGGGACTGCTTCGGTAGTCGCAGGCCATCCAAGACCGTTGGTGCGTGATCCAGTCGCGCTTAAAGACACAGAGACGCCAACGCAGATGGCGATCCCGCTGCTGATGGAATTTTTCCTGAACAGTTGGTCGCTGCAACAAGAGCGCGCATGAGGCATCCGCCGAGTGCGCATTTTAAGGAGTAGACCTTGAGTCTTAATCGCAGTGAGAAAGAAGCGGTCATCAGTGAAGTGACCAGCCTCGCCGCTAAAGCTCAAACGCTTGTGATCGCGGAATACCGTGGCATCACGGTCGCCGACATGACCAAACTGCGTGTTGATGCTCGCAGCAAGGGCGTGACCCTGAGTGTTCTGAAGAACACTTTGGCTCGCCGTGCTGTAGCTGGCAGCGCATTTGACGTGATGGCCGACCAGATGACTGGTCCGCTGATCTATGGCTTCTCCGAAGACGCTGTGGCCGCCGCCAAGGTGGTGGCCGATTTCGCGAAGACCAACGACAAGTTGGTGATTCGTGGTGGCGCTTTCGGTGGCAAAGCCCTGGATGTCAACGGCGTTAAGCAACTGGCTAACATTCCTTCCAAGGAAGTTCTGTTGGCTCAGATTTGTGGCTTGCTTATGTCCCCCATCTCGCGTACAGCCGTTGTGCTGGGCGCGCTGGCGGCCAAAAAAGGCGAAGGCGCTGCCGAGACGGCCGCCGAACCTGTTGCGGCTTGATGGCCCGGCAGATAACCAACAAAATTGTTAGGAAATAAAAATGGCATTCGATAAAGACGCATTTTTGACCGCTCTGGACAGCATGACGGTTCTGGAACTCAATGACCTGGTGAAGGCCATTGAAGAGAAGTTTGGCGTGAGCGCTGCAGCCATGACTGCTCCTGCTGCCGCCGGTGGCGGCGCTGCTGCTGCGGCTGAAGAAAAGACGGAATTCAACGTGGTGCTGACCGAAGCTGGCGCCAACAAGGTGTCCGTGATCAAGGCTGTGCGCGAAATCACCGGCCTGGGCCTCAAGGAAGCCAAGGACCTGGTGGACGGCGCTCCAAAGAACGTCAAGGAAGGCATTGCCAAGGCCGACGCCGAAGCAGCCGTCAAGAAGCTGGTGGAAGCTGGCGCTAAGGCCGAACTCAAGTAATTCGGTCTTGATCAAGGGCTGGAGTGCTCCGCAAGGGCCTCCAGCCTTTGGTGCTTTCAGAGTGCACCCGCAAGCCTCGTTGTAAACGAGACTTCCGAGTGTTTTCTGACAACCCCGACAGCAGAAGACGCCTTGGTTCGGGTGATGTGCAATGCATCACCGTCCGCCATGGTTGGTAGTGGCCAACCGCCAAGCCTGTAAGGTTTCTTTCCCTTGCGGGTCAGTCGTCGCAGACCCAGGACTCATGTCTTTGCCCGGAGATCTCATGGCCTATTCCTACACCGAACGCAAGCGAATTCGCAAAAGTTTCGGCACCCGCGACAGCGTGCTCGAAGTTCCCTATTTGCTGCAGATGCAGAAGGACGCATACACCGCATTCCTGCAGGCTGATAAAGCTCCTCAAAAGCGAACAATCGAAGGCCTTCAAGCTGCATTTGACGCAGCTTTTCCTATCGTCTCACACAACGGTTTTGTGGAGATGAAGTTCATCGAATACAACTTGGCCAAGCCCGCATTCGATGTGCGCGAGTGTCAGACGCGTGGTCTGACCTTTGCTTCGGCCGTGCGGGCGAAGGTGCAGCTGATCATTTATGACCGCGAGTCCTCGACTTCGCAGTCCAAGGTGGTCAAGGAAGTGAAGGAGCAAGAGGTCTACATGGGCGAAGTTCCGCTCATGACGGATAAGGGCTCGTTCATCATCAACGGTACCGAGCGCGTGATCGTCTCGCAGCTGCACCGTTCGCCTGGCGTGTTCTTCGAGCACGACAAGGGTAAGACGCACAGCTCGGGCAAGCTGCTTTTCTCGGCTCGGATCATTCCTTACCGTGGTTCCTGGCTCGACTTCGAGTTCGATCCAAAGGACATCCTGTACTTCCGCGTCGACCGTCGTCGCAAGATGCCAGTCACGATTCTGCTCAAGGCCATCGGCCTGAATCCAGAATCTATCTTGGCGAACTTCTTCGTCAACGACAACTTCCGCCTGATGGACAGCGGTGCACAAATGGAATTTGTGTCCGAGCGTCTGCGCGGTGAAGTGGCCCGTTTCGATATCACCGACAAGTCCGGCAAGGTCGTCGTGGCCAAGGACAAGCGTGTCACCGCGCGGCACACGCGCGAACTGGAGCAATCCGGCACGACGCACATCAGTGTCCCCGAAGACTTTCTGATCGGGCGCGTTGTGGCTCGTAACGTTGTGGACGCGGATACCGGTGAAATCATCGCGAAGGCGAATGAAGAGCTGACCGAAGCGCTGCTCAAGAAGCTGCGCTCCGCTGGTGTGCAAGATGTCCAGTGCATCTACACCAATGAGCTCGACCAGGGCGCATACATGTCGCAGACCCTGCGCATCGACGAAACGGTGGACGAGTTCGCTGCGCGGGTGGCTATCTACCGCATGATGCGCCCCGGCGAGCCGCCCACCGAAGACGCGGTGCAGGCCCTGTTCCAACGCCTGTTCTACAACCCCGACACGTATGACCTGTCGCGCGTGGGCCGCATGAAGTTCAACGCCAAGATCGGCCGCGACGAATCCACCGGCCCCATGGTGCTGTCCAACGAAGACATCCTGGCCGTGGTCAAGATCCTGGTGGATCTGCGCAACGGCAACGGCGAAGTCGATGACATCGATCACCTGGGCAACCGCCGCGTGCGTTGCGTGGGCGAACTGGCCGAAAACCAGTACCGCACCGGATTGGCACGTATCGAAAAGGCTGTGAAGGAGCGTCTGGGTCAGGCCGAGCAAGAGCCACTGATGCCCCACGACCTGATCAACTCCAAGCCCATCTCAGCGGCGCTCAAGGAGTTCTTCGGTGCTTCGCAGCTGTCGCAGTTCATGGACCAGACCAACCCGTTGGCGGAAATCACGCACAAGCGCCGTGTGTCCGCTCTGGGCCCAGGCGGTTTGACCCGTGAGCGCGCAGGCTTCGAAGTGCGTGACGTGCACGTGACCCACTACGGTCGCGTCTGCCCTATCGAAACGCCTGAAGGCCCGAACATCGGCCTGATCAACTCGTTGGCCCTGTACGCCCGCCTGAACGAGTACGGTTTCATTGAAACGCCGTACCGTCGTGTGGTGGATGGCCAAGTTACCAGCGAAATTGACTATCTGTCGGCCATTGAAGAAGGCAAGTATGTGATCGCCCAGGCGAACGCTGTGCTGGACAAAGATAACCGCCTGACGGGTGAGTTGGTGTCTGCCCGGGAGAAGGGTGAATCCATTCTGTGCGGCGCAGATCGCGTGCAGTACATGGACGTGTCACCCGCGCAGATTGTGTCTGTGGCGGCCTCGTTGGTTCCGTTCCTGGAGCACGATGACGCGAACCGCGCGCTGATGGGCGCCAACATGTCGCGCCAGGCCGTGCCTGTACTGCGTCCTGAAAAGCCCTTGGTCGGCACGGGCATCGAGCGTGTGGCTGCTGTGGACTCCGGCACTGTGGTCACTGCAACGCGCGGCGGCATCGTGGACTACGTGGATGCCACGCGCATCGTGGTGCGAGTGAATGATGCTGAAGCTGTGGCCGGTGAAGTGGGTGTGGATATCTACAACCTCATCAAGTACCAGCGTTCGAACCAGAACACCAACATCCACCAGCGGCCCATTGTCCAAAAGGGTGACCAGCTGGTCAAGGGTGATGTGATTGCCGATGGTGCATCGACGGACTTCGGCGAAATCGCCATTGGCCAGAACATGTTGATCGCCTTCATGCCATGGAACGGCTACAACTTCGAAGATTCGATCCTGATCTCCGAACGTGTGGTGTCAGAAGACCGTTACACCTCGATCCATATCGAGGAATTGGTCGTCATGGCGCGCGATACCAAGCTGGGCGCAGAAGAAATCACGCGCGATATTCCGAATCTGTCGGAGCAGCAACTGAACCGCCTGGATGAGTCCGGCATCATCTACGTGGGTGCGGAAGTCATGCCCGGCGATACGCTGGTGGGCAAGGTGACACCGAAGGGTGAAACCACGCTGACGCCTGAAGAGAAGCTGCTGCGCGCGATCTTCGGCGAGAAGGCCTCCGACGTGAAGGACACGTCGCTGCGCGTGGATCAGGGCTCGCAAGGCACTGTGATTGACGTGCAGGTGTTCACCCGTGAAGGTATCCAGCGTGACAAGCGCGCCCAGCAGATCATCGACGATGAACTCAAGCGCTTCCGGCTGGACCTGAACGATCAGCTACGCATTGTGGAGGCTGATGCGTTTGACCGTATCGAAAAGCTGCTGAATGGGCGTGTGGCCAATGGCGGACCTCAGAAGCTGGCGAAGGGAACCAAGATCGACAAGGCCTATCTGGCGTCGGTCGAGAAGTTCCATTGGTTCGACATCCGTCCTGCGGAAGACGAAGTGGCCACGCAGCTCGAGTCCATCAAGAACTCGCTGGAGCAAACGCGCCACAGCTTCGACCTGGCTTTTGAAGAAAAGCGCAAGAAGCTCACGCAGGGCGACGAACTGCCTGCCGGTGTGCTCAAGATGGTCAAGGTCTATCTGGCCGTTAAGCGCCGCCTGCAGCCTGGTGACAAGATGGCTGGCCGCCACGGTAACAAGGGTGTGGTGTCCAAGATCGTGCCGGTCGAAGACATGCCTTACATGGCCGATGGGACGCCTGCTGACATCGTTCTGAACCCGCTGGGCGTGCCCTCGCGGATGAACATCGGTCAGGTGCTGGAAGTTCACCTGGGCTGGGCCGGCAAGGGCATTGGGCAGCGCATTGGTGACATGCTGCAGCAGGAAGCTAAAGCGTCTGAAGTGCGCAAGTTCCTCGAGGAGGTCTACAACTCGCGCGGCCGCACTGAAGACCTGTCGCAACTGAGTGATGCCGACCTGATCGCCATGGCAGAGAACCTGACCAATGGCGTGCCATACGCCACGCCAGTGTTCGATGGCGCGTCGGAAGACGAAATCAAGGCCATGCTGAAGCTGGCCTATCCCGACGATCTGGCGGAGCGCAAGGGGTTGACCCCCGAGCGTACACAGGCCTATCTGTTTGACGGCCGCACGGGTGATCGCTTCGAGCGTCCCACCACGATCGGCTACATGCATTACCTGAAGCTGCACCATCTGGTGGACGACAAGATGCACGCCCGCTCGACCGGTCCTTACTCGCTCGTCACGCAGCAGCCGCTGGGTGGTAAGGCGCAGTTCGGTGGCCAGCGTTTCGGGGAAATGGAAGTGTGGGCGCTGGAAGCTTACGGCGCCGCCTACGTGCTGCAGGAAATGCTGACCGTGAAGTCCGACGACGTGGTGGGCCGTACCAAGGTGTACGAGTCCATTGTCAAGGGCGAACACGCCATCGAAGCCGGCATGCCGGAATCGTTCAACGTGCTGGTCAAGGAAATCCGTTCGCTGGGCCTGGACATCGAGCTGGAACGCTCCTAAGCAGAAAAGGAAAGAGTCATTATGAAATCACTACTCGACCTGTTCAAGCAATTCACGCCGGATGAGCACTTCGATGCCATTCGCATCGGCATGGCTTCGCCCGAAAAGATCCGTTCGTGGTCTTTCGGTGAAGTGAAGAAGCCTGAAACCATCAACTACCGCACATTCAAGCCCGAGCGTGACGGTCTGTTTTGCGCCAAGATTTTTGGTCCTATCAAGGACTACGAATGTTTGTGCGGCAAGTACAAGCGCCTCAAGCACCGCGGTGTGATCTGCGAGAAGTGCGGCGTTGAAGTCACGCAGACCAAGGTGCGCCGCGAGCGCATGGGCCACATCGATCTGGCCGCCCCTTGCGCGCATATCTGGTTCCTGAAGTCGCTGCCGTCGCGTCTGGGCCTGGTGCTCGACATGACGCTGCGTGACATCGAACGCGTGCTGTACTTTGAAGCCTACGTGGTGACCGACCCCGGCATGACCCCGCTGAAGAAGTTCAGCATCATGAGCGAGGACGACTACGACGCCAAACGCAAGGAATACGGCGACGAATTCATCGCCAAGATGGGCGCCGAAGGTATCAAGGACCTGCTGGAATCCATCGATATCGATATGTCGATTGAGCGCTTGCGTGGCGACTTGACAGGCTCCGAAGTCAAGGTCAAGAAGAACGCCAAGCGCCTGAAGGTGCTCGAAGCGTTCAAAAAGTCTGGCATCAAGCCCGAGTGGATGGTGCTGGAAGTGCTGCCCGTGCTGCCCCCGGACCTGCGTCCGCTGGTGCCGCTGGATGGCGGCCGCTTCGCGACCTCCGACCTGAACGACCTGTACCGCCGCGTCATCAACCGCAACTCGCGTCTGCGCCGCCTGCTGGAGCTGAAGGCCCCTGAAATCATCGCCCGCAACGAAAAGCGGATGCTGCAGGAAGCCGTTGACTCGCTGCTGGACAACGGTCGCCGTGGCAAGGCCATGACAGGCGCCAACAAGCGTGCTCTGAAATCGCTGGCCGACATGATCAAGGGCAAGTCGGGTCGCTTCCGCCAGAACTTGCTGGGCAAGCGCGTGGACTACTCCGGTCGTTCC
It contains:
- the rplK gene encoding 50S ribosomal protein L11 — encoded protein: MAKKIVGFIKLQVPAGKANPSPPIGPALGQRGLNIMEFCKAFNAQTQGVEPGLPLPVVITAFADKSFTFIIKTPPATTLIKKAIKLDKGSANPLKTKVGKITREQLEEIAKTKMKDMNAANVAAAVRTLAGSARSMGVTVEGL
- the rplL gene encoding 50S ribosomal protein L7/L12 — protein: MAFDKDAFLTALDSMTVLELNDLVKAIEEKFGVSAAAMTAPAAAGGGAAAAAEEKTEFNVVLTEAGANKVSVIKAVREITGLGLKEAKDLVDGAPKNVKEGIAKADAEAAVKKLVEAGAKAELK
- the rplJ gene encoding 50S ribosomal protein L10, giving the protein MSLNRSEKEAVISEVTSLAAKAQTLVIAEYRGITVADMTKLRVDARSKGVTLSVLKNTLARRAVAGSAFDVMADQMTGPLIYGFSEDAVAAAKVVADFAKTNDKLVIRGGAFGGKALDVNGVKQLANIPSKEVLLAQICGLLMSPISRTAVVLGALAAKKGEGAAETAAEPVAA
- the secE gene encoding preprotein translocase subunit SecE translates to MATSQVETVNTGADKAKLALVVALVIASVVGFYLLGKQGVFAQWAVLIVGLVVAVGVFLLSESGRQFVAFARDAWREVKKVVWPTRKETLQMTAYVFAFVVIMALFLWMTDKTLEWVLYDLILGWRKS
- a CDS encoding TetR family transcriptional regulator, whose amino-acid sequence is MARRTKEDAIATRNGLIDAAERVFREKGVSRASLSDIAHAAGATRGAIYWHFKDKVDLFGAMMDRVTLPLEQGFGGFESSACSDPVQRLRSVMAMVLRSVASDERTRRVFEIALYKVEYVSDLMGLRERHLVAAETFTRQLARDFEMAANLHDVPLRVTPMEAAIGLHALFDGLIRGWILGEGGFDLLRVGGASTDAFLVGLGLPLPEERLPD
- a CDS encoding efflux RND transporter periplasmic adaptor subunit, whose translation is MPSLRNASGDTPRRTPTASGTLALVTFGLATALLVSACGKGGEPAAPAGGQKMPPVEVGVVTATPGDVGLITELPGRVEASRVAQVRARAAGILQQRVFKEGSDVKAGQTLFLIDPAPYAAASESARASLAKANANLAQASAQLDRYRPLVAANAISKQDYVNAEAAEKQAQADVASAKAQVRTADINLGYARVTSPISGRIGRALVTEGALVGQGEATALAVVQQINPVYVNFTQSASDVFQLRRAMESGQLKRAGNTEAASIKLMLGDGSEYSQPGKLLFTDLSVDATTGQVTLRAEVPNPKGELLPGLYLRVLIEQAQASNAITLPQQAVTRTQQGDTVSVVGEDGKVSQRTIKISAAQNNRWVVLDGLKAGEKVMVDGFQKLQMLPPGTPVKPVPWQAPGTSAAPAAAAAPASAASKP
- the rplA gene encoding 50S ribosomal protein L1 — translated: MAKLTKKQKALQGKVDSNKLYAFAEAVVIVKDAATAKFDESIDVAVQLGIDAKKSDQVVRGAVVLPNGTGKTTRVAVFAQGAKAEEAKAAGADIVGMDDLAAMVKAGDMPFDVVIAAPDAMRVVGTLGQILGPRGLMPNPKVGTVTPDVATAVKNAKAGQVQFRVDKAGIVHSTIGRRSFDNDKLQGNLAALIEALTKAKPATSKGVYLRKVAVSSTMGLGVRVDTQTIAAA
- the tuf gene encoding elongation factor Tu; amino-acid sequence: MAKGKFERTKPHVNVGTIGHVDHGKTTLTAAIATVLSAKFGGEAKAYDQIDAAPEEKARGITINTAHVEYETANRHYAHVDCPGHADYVKNMITGAAQMDGAILVCSAADGPMPQTREHILLARQVGVPYIIVFLNKCDMVDDEELLELVEMEVRELLDKYNFPGDDTPIIRGSAKLALEGDKGPLGEEAIMKLAEALDTYIPTPERAVDGAFLMPVEDVFSISGRGTVVTGRIERGVVKVGEEIEIVGIKDTVKTTCTGVEMFRKLLDQGQAGDNVGLLLRGTKREDVERGQVLCKPGSIKPHTHFTAEVYVLSKDEGGRHTPFFNNYRPQFYFRTTDVTGAIELPADKEMVMPGDNVSITVKLINPIAMEEGLRFAIREGGRTVGAGVVAKIIA
- the nusG gene encoding transcription termination/antitermination protein NusG — protein: MTTVAENTGAEAPAGASVSVNPDLRWYIVHAYSGMEKAVERNIQERIARAGMQAKFNRILVPTEEVVEMKNGQRKTTERRLFPGYVFVEMVMDDDTWHLVKHTNKVTGFVGGAKNRPAPISEEEVQKIVSQMQEGTDKPRHKVEFMVGELIRVKEGPFTDFNGSVEEVNYEKSRVRVSVMIFGRSTPVELEFGQVEKT